In Lycium ferocissimum isolate CSIRO_LF1 chromosome 11, AGI_CSIRO_Lferr_CH_V1, whole genome shotgun sequence, a single genomic region encodes these proteins:
- the LOC132037582 gene encoding uncharacterized protein LOC132037582 has product MAPNKQWMELINDRLADAYVDGVEIFLDYAFTRLGEPQLIRCPYIKCGNATSRTRVVVRSHLIVHGIIPGYTFWYHHGERSGEAQPDSEFINENDIEEGDGEDEIHGILRDLYYNGDNMNNNDEEEPNLEAKRFYKLLEDFELPLYESAKVSKLSTLVKLLHIKSIGHWSNESFTMLLKFLIEDLLLDGTNLPNSYYEAKKVIRDLGLSYKKIDACKNDCMLYWKDDNCLESCKVCGASGWKEDKHSGETKFKKWKKDTIQDFTLFSSKAQTSKIIYVLKDISSYIMAS; this is encoded by the coding sequence ATGGCACCTAATAAGCAATGGATGGAACTTATTAATGATAGACTTGCTGATGCTTACGTAGATGGGGTGGAAATTTTTTTAGATTATGCTTTTACAAGATTGGGAGAACCACAATTGATACGTTGTCCCTACATCAAATGTGGTAATGCAACTTCTAGGACACGTGTTGTGGTCAGGTCACATTTGATAGTACATGGGATAATACCAGGTTATACTTTTTGGTATCACCATGGGGAGAGGTCAGGTGAAGCACAACCAGATTCTGAATTTATAAATGAGAATGACATTGAAGAGGGTGATGGTGAGGATGAAATACATGGGATTTTGAGAGATTTGTATTATAATGGAGATAATATGAACAATAATGATGAGGAGGAACCAAATCTTGAAGCAAAACGATTTTATAAGCTACTGGAGGATTTTGAGCTGCCTTTATATGAAAGTGCAAAAGTTTCTAAACTTTCTACTTTGGTTAAATTGCTTCACATTAAAAGTATTGGTCATTGGAGTAACGAGTCATTTACGATGTTATTAAAGTTTTTGATAGAAGATTTATTGCTTGATGGAACAAACTTGCCGAATTCATATTACGAGGCAAAGAAGGTTATTCGAGATCTTGGTCTTTCTTATAAGAAGATTGATGCGTGTAAGAATGATTGCATGTTATATTGGAAGGATGATAATTGTCTTGAATCTTGCAAAGTTTGTGGGGCATCCGGATGGAAGGAGGATAAACATAGTGGGGAAACCAAATttaaaaagtggaaaaaagaTACCATACAAGATTTTACGTTATTTTCCTCTAAAGCCCAGACTTCAAAGATTATTTATGTGCTCAAAGACATCTCCTCTTATATCATGGCATCATGA